A single Halictus rubicundus isolate RS-2024b unplaced genomic scaffold, iyHalRubi1_principal scaffold0395, whole genome shotgun sequence DNA region contains:
- the LOC143364271 gene encoding uncharacterized protein LOC143364271 — MDGLKPLISARGGIKAKLTIFRKFVESSDISADIVAFEKRVRANEGLYEKFDVVQSQIETAVVDTPHEEAQLAEREQFEDSYFKIMSKAEGRLVHARGEAGPSTSITNSATPVPSDPHPATRLPVIKLPSFDSNLTEWIRFRDTFSSLVHDSERLTDIDRFNYLVSALSGSAARSIESFSVSAANYKLAWCRLRERFDDPKALIAHHINALLDTQPIKKQSGKALGELVDTAVNNVSALDSLLKPEEILDAFVSTCITRKLDSVSCDEWEKRTMDSRKMPPFKDLAKFLEQRSQYLSRKDTIQSSTGSNSFERPKISKPRETRREGYVAASHVAGKPTRCLLCDSEHALQYCPKWLAMPSSERHTAVKGSGACFNCLSRGHSIRACTRGNCRKCGKRHHTLLQRENVPNSDNVDSPTSSTSHIVQSCIANSESMVADCAVLSTALVFVTDRHGRDHKCRALLDVGSQANFVTRDFCDRIALPRRVADTVISGVGRVQSKISSTAHLRIASGSNNYHTALSCLVIDNITDEMPNVPLERVKIPIPSGVIPADPEFQRPGRVDLLIGCGLFWDLLCIGQIRIGLGNLMWQKTRLGWVLGGSTHWPTASANAKPVRSCHAITNAQLERSVTRFWEVEELRNIESLEATDPCEQHFRKHTTRNERGRFVVGIPFNDRVRELGESRAQAERRLLNMERKCRKNPDFGNQYNDFLREYVELGHMTKLDAKDVSSVDSSFYLPHHAVMKETSTTTKLRVVFDGSAKTSTGISLNDAQVVGRPVQDDLFSILVRFRRHRIVLSADIAKMYRQVAVRPEDRKYQLILWRSSDSDSIGTYSLNTVTYGTASASYLATRALKQVGKDCALSHPSASEKILKDFYVDDLLTGCETLEQAIDLRESLTWVLAQAGFPLRKWASNDPRAIVHDSGDTPSLEFKTIDREAKTLGLLWSVSTDELAYSSQYKEYPRITKRYILAEIAQIFDPLWLIGPIIVKAKLFMQRLWALKIGWDEGLPQDLHSQWLSFRNEMSEISSVRIPRRVLLSHLDIEVHGFSDASEKAYGAAVYLRSRTDNRSWVVQLLCAKSRVAPLKTLSLPRLELCGAVLLAQLLAKAKESLQIRAMREYYWTDSQIVLAWIKDRPCKWKTFVANRTAEIQTLTSAGNWSHVKSADNPADLLSRGTTLSVLRNSDLWWHGPDWLANDDVKWPHLELGTIEVPEERPNSIVQLAASVNCQSLLIDLATRYSCYNKLIRILACIFRFCSNIRDKGASKTSGQRHFRPLCVAELASAERAILRAIQGHSFSKEMRKLKAGLALDKDSSLLSLHPFLDEDGIIRVGGRFQNAPIAFSQKHPVLIPNSSPLATLLVRREHLRLLHAGCQQTLASLHSRYWLISGRRITRKVLRNCVKCFRSNPGSLQPQMGTLPTARVTPARAFATCGVDYAGPFLLVERGRSRTVRKAYICLFVCMVTKAIHIELAVDLTTDAFLNCLHRFISRRGKCSSIYSDNGTNFIGARNELKELGILLSSRSHNDRVAEAVAQEHMEWHLIPPRAPHFGGLWERGVRSVKTHMRRVIGEQKLTFEELYTVLTQVEACLNSRPLHPLSPDPSDLTPLTPGHFLVGEALMALPQADLGHITPNRLSRFQLLQQMLQHFWKRWQRDYLHALQQRQKWRLGSPDVPTVGALVLLKEDNLPPMKWALGRILELHPGQDNIVRVVTIRTATGTLKRPTTKICLLPSAEGT; from the coding sequence ATGGACGGTCTTAAACCATTGATTTCTGCGCGCGGAGGCATAAAGGCGAAGTTGACCATTTTTCGGAAGTTTGTAGAGTCGTCTGACATCAGCGCGGACATAGTAGCTTTTGAAAAACGCGTTCGCGCAAACGAAGGGTTATACGAGAAGTTCGATGTGGTTCAATCTCAAATAGAAACGGCCGTCGTGGATACGCCTCATGAAGAGGCACAGTTAGCGGAGCGCGAGCAGTTTGAAGACAGCTATTTTAAAATAATGTCCAAGGCGGAAGGTAGATTAGTGCATGCTCGCGGTGAGGCAGGCCCTAGTACTTCCATTACAAATAGTGCTACTCCAGTGCCGTCTGATCCGCACCCCGCGACGCGCCTCCCAGTCATTAAACTACCTAGTTTCGACAGTAACCTCACCGAATGGATCCGGTTTCGTGATACCTTTAGCTCGTTAGTTCACGATTCGGAAAGACTGACGGACATTGAccgttttaattatttagtatcCGCCTTGTCAGGGTCAGCTGCGCGATCCATCGAATCATTTAGTGTCTCGGCGGCAAATTACAAATTAGCCTGGTGTCGCTTGAGAGAGCGATTTGATGACCCGAAAGCCCTGATCGCGCATCACATAAATGCCTTGCTAGACACCCAGCCGATCAAGAAGCAAAGTGGCAAGGCTCTTGGAGAATTGGTAGATACCGCGGTAAATAACGTGAGTGCTCTTGACTCATTGTTGAAACCCGAAGAAATTTTAGACGCCTTTGTTAGCACGTGTATCACTAGAAAATTGGATAGCGTATCCTGCGATGAGTGGGAAAAACGCACAATGGACTCGCGCAAGATGCCCCCCTTTAAGGATCTAGCGAAATTCCTAGAACAACGGTCGCAGTATCTCTCGCGGAAAGACACAATCCAGTCGTCGACCGGTAGTAATTCGTTTGAACGCCCCAAAATTAGCAAACCGCGCGAAACTAGAAGAGAAGGATACGTCGCAGCTTCTCACGTCGCTGGCAAACCGACTCGATGTTTGTTATGCGACAGCGAGCATGCGCTGCAATATTGTCCGAAGTGGCTAGCCATGCCTTCTTCGGAAAGACACACCGCGGTAAAGGGATCAGGGGCTTGTTTCAATTGTTTATCGCGAGGGCATAGCATCAGGGCATGTACTCGCGGTAATTGTAGAAAATGTGGAAAAAGACACCACACCTTGTTGCAAAGGGAGAATGTCCCCAATAGCGATAACGTAGATTCTCCGACTTCCTCTACCTCTCACATCGTACAGTCGTGCATAGCGAACTCGGAGAGCATGGTTGCCGATTGCGCGGTACTGTCTACCGCATTAGTTTTCGTGACCGATCGACATGGAAGGGATCATAAATGTCGCGCCTTATTAGATGTTGGTTCCCAAGCCAATTTTGTCACCCGGGATTTTTGTGACCGCATTGCATTGCCTCGTCGGGTTGCTGACACCGTAATTAGCGGAGTAGGGCGCGTTCAGAGTAAAATCAGCTCAACCGCGCACTTGCGGATTGCCTCCGGTTCTAACAACTACCACACGGCGTTGTCTTGCTTGGTAATAGACAACATCACCGACGAGATGCCAAACGTTCCGCTAGAGCGCGTCAAAATTCCGATACCGTCCGGGGTAATCCCCGCCGATCCCGAGTTTCAGAGACCGGGGCGCGTCGATCTGCTGATAGGTTGCGGCCTTTTCTGGGACCTATTGTGTATTGGTCAGATCAGAATTGGACTAGGCAATCTAATGTGGCAGAAGACGCGACTCGGTTGGGTTTTAGGCGGTAGCACGCATTGGCCAACGGCGTCGGCGAATGCCAAACCCGTTCGGTCTTGCCACGCGATAACGAACGCGCAATTGGAAAGGTCAGTCACGCGTTTTTGGGAAGTGGAGGAGCTTAGAAACATAGAATCGTTGGAAGCCACCGATCCATGCGAGCAACATTTTCGGAAACATACCACGCGCAATGAACGCGGGCGGTTCGTAGTTGGGATACCGTTCAATGACCGCGTTCGCGAATTAGGCGAATCTCGCGCGCAGGCGGAACGACGATTGCTCAACATGGAGagaaaatgtagaaaaaatcCGGATTTTGGCAATCAATACAACGACTTCCTGCGCGAATACGTAGAATTGGGTCATATGACCAAATTGGACGCCAAGGACGTATCTTCCGTCGACAGTAGTTTTTACTTGCCCCATCATGCAGTGATGAAGGAAACTAGTACGACCACCAAACTTCGCGTCGTCTTTGATGGTTCGGCGAAGACGTCCACCGGCATATCTCTGAACGATGCACAAGTAGTAGGCCGGCCGGTTCAGGACGATTTATTTAGCATTTTGGTTAGGTTTAGAAGGCATCGAATCGTTTTGTCGGCCGACATCGCGAAGATGTATAGACAGGTCGCGGTACGCCCAGAAGATCGCAAATACCAGTTGATTCTTTGGCGGTCTAGTGATAGTGATAGCATAGGCACATACTCTCTAAATACCGTCACTTACGGTACAGCATCCGCCTCCTATTTGGCTACTCGCGCCCTAAAGCAGGTAGGCAAGGATTGCGCTCTCTCGCATCCTTCCGCCAGTGAGAAGATCCTAAAGGATTTTTATGTAGACGACCTGCTGACTGGTTGTGAAACTCTCGAGCAGGCTATAGACCTGCGGGAGTCTCTCACATGGGTTCTAGCGCAAGCTGGCTTTCCGTTGCGAAAGTGGGCAAGCAATGACCCTAGAGCAATTGTTCACGATAGCGGTGACACACCGAGCTTAGAGTTCAAAACAATAGATAGAGAGGCCAAAACATTGGGTCTTTTGTGGTCCGTGTCCACAGACGAATTAGCCTATAGCAGCCAATACAAGGAATACCCTAGAATAACAAAGCGCTACATTCTCGCCGAGATAGCGCAGATTTTCGATCCCTTATGGCTTATCGGTCCAATAATAGTTAAGGCGAAGCTATTCATGCAGAGACTTTGGGCACTAAAGATAGGCTGGGATGAAGGTCTCCCACAAGACCTTCATTCCCAATGGCTATCTTTTAGAAATGAAATGAGCGAAATTTCCTCCGTGCGTATCCCTCGGCGTGTTTTACTGTCACACCTGGACATAGAGGTGCATGGCTTCTCGGATGCCTCGGAAAAGGCATACGGGGCTGCCGTGTACCTGCGCTCGAGGACGGACAATAGATCGTGGGTCGTTCAGTTGTTATGCGCCAAATCACGGGTAGCACCCTTAAAAACCCTTAGCTTGCCCCGTTTGGAATTGTGCGGTGCTGTTTTATTGGCACAGCTATTAGCAAAGGCAAAGGAATCACTACAAATTAGGGCTATGCGCGAGTATTATTGGACCGATAGTCAGATAGTGTTAGCATGGATTAAGGATAGGCCGTGTAAATGGAAAACGTTCGTTGCAAATAGAACGGCTGAAATACAGACATTGACTTCCGCTGGCAATTGGTCTCATGTGAAGTCAGCCGATAATCCCGCGGACCTTCTGTCACGCGGTACGACATTGTCCGTTCTTAGAAACAGCGACTTATGGTGGCATGGTCCAGATTGGTTAGCCAACGACGATGTGAAATGGCCTCACCTTGAGTTGGGCACCATCGAGGTGCCGGAAGAACGGCCCAATTCAATTGTGCAGTTAGCCGCATCGGTAAATTGCCAGTCACTGCTAATAGACTTAGCTACGCGATACTCGTGCTACAACAAGCTCATTAGGATCTTAGCTTGCATCTTTAGATTCTGTAGCAATATTCGAGACAAAGGGGCGAGTAAGACTTCAGGGCAACGACATTTTCGTCCTTTGTGCGTAGCCGAGCTCGCATCGGCCGAACGCGCGATTCTTAGAGCCATCCAAGGGCACTCCTTTAGCAAGGAGATGCGTAAATTGAAGGCAGGACTAGCCCTAGACAAGGATAGCTCATTGCTATCTTTGCACCCATTCCTGGATGAAGACGGGATCATCAGGGTGGGCGGTCGATTCCAGAACGCTCCTATAGCGTTCTCCCAAAAACATCCGGTCCTTATTCCGAACTCAAGTCCGTTGGCCACTCTCTTGGTACGACGTGAACATTTGCGATTATTACATGCCGGGTGTCAACAAACTCTCGCGTCATTGCACTCACGTTATTGGCTCATATCCGGTAGACGCATTACCAGAAAGGTCCTACGGAATTGCGTGAAATGTTTTCGGTCGAATCCAGGTAGTTTACAACCTCAAATGGGTACTTTACCCACGGCTCGCGTCACTCCTGCTCGCGCCTTTGCCACCTGCGGTGTAGATTATGCCGGTCCTTTCCTCTTAGTTGAACGCGGACGCTCCCGCACCGTTAGAAAGGCCTACATTTGCCTTTTCGTATGTATGGTCACGAAGGCGATTCATATCGAACTTGCCGTAGACTTGACCACCGACGCGTTTTTGAATTGTTTACACCGATTCATATCACGCCGTGGTAAATGCTCGTCCATATACTCGGATAATGGCACGAATTTCATCGGCGCGCGCAACGAACTGAAGGAATTAGGAATCTTATTATCGTCACGCTCGCACAATGATAGAGTAGCGGAGGCAGTAGCCCAAGAACACATGGAGTGGCACCTCATTCCGCCACGTGCTCCACATTTTGGTGGATTATGGGAACGAGGTGTCCGTTCGGTCAAGACGCACATGCGACGCGTCATAGGTGAGCAGAAACTCACATTTGAGGAGTTGTACACAGTATTGACACAAGTTGAAGCTTGCCTA